A window of Fictibacillus halophilus contains these coding sequences:
- the mraY gene encoding phospho-N-acetylmuramoyl-pentapeptide-transferase, whose translation MIEQVLLFTLVASFLIAVLSSPFFIPLLRRLKFGQSIRDEGPKSHQKKQGTPTMGGIVIVLALVIATYAMTAKFFAVTAETHLLILVTLGYGLIGFLDDFIKVVKKRNLGLTSKQKLIGQLIIAALFFIGLRAIDFSTEISVPGTDFSFDLGWFYPVLVVFMLIGASNAVNLTDGLDGLLAGTAAIAFGAFAVLSSTILQFEAAIFCVAVVGAVLGFLVFNAHPAKVFMGDTGSLALGGAISAVAILTKLEILLVIIGGVFVIETLSVMIQVASFKLTRKRVFKMSPLHHHYELSGWSEWRIVVTFWLVGLVFAALGIYLEVWV comes from the coding sequence ATGATTGAGCAAGTCTTATTATTTACATTAGTTGCATCCTTCTTAATCGCGGTATTAAGTTCGCCGTTTTTTATCCCGTTATTAAGAAGATTAAAATTTGGGCAGAGCATACGTGACGAAGGCCCAAAATCTCACCAAAAGAAGCAAGGAACACCTACTATGGGCGGGATTGTAATCGTCTTAGCCCTTGTCATCGCAACCTATGCAATGACTGCGAAGTTTTTTGCAGTTACTGCTGAAACCCATTTGCTTATCCTCGTTACTTTAGGATACGGACTTATTGGATTTTTAGATGATTTTATTAAAGTAGTAAAGAAACGAAATCTCGGCTTAACATCGAAACAAAAATTAATAGGTCAATTGATCATTGCGGCTCTTTTCTTCATTGGTTTAAGAGCGATTGATTTTTCAACGGAAATTTCGGTTCCTGGAACAGATTTTTCGTTTGATCTAGGATGGTTTTATCCAGTTTTAGTGGTATTCATGTTAATCGGTGCTTCAAACGCGGTTAACCTTACAGATGGTTTGGATGGATTGTTGGCAGGAACAGCGGCTATTGCCTTTGGTGCATTTGCAGTGTTATCTTCTACCATTCTCCAATTTGAAGCTGCTATTTTTTGTGTGGCTGTGGTTGGTGCTGTACTTGGCTTTTTAGTTTTTAATGCACACCCAGCGAAAGTTTTTATGGGAGACACAGGCTCACTCGCGCTAGGAGGCGCGATTAGTGCGGTTGCGATACTAACGAAGCTTGAGATCTTACTTGTTATTATTGGTGGAGTATTTGTAATCGAAACGCTTTCTGTCATGATACAAGTAGCTTCATTTAAATTAACTCGTAAACGTGTGTTTAAGATGAGTCCGCTTCATCATCATTATGAACTGTCAGGCTGGAGTGAATGGCGCATTGTTGTTACATTTTGGCTTGTAGGATTGGTATTTGCGGCATTAGGAATTTATTTAGAGGTGTGGGTATAG
- the murD gene encoding UDP-N-acetylmuramoyl-L-alanine--D-glutamate ligase, whose protein sequence is MKDTTFFKDKKILIVGLAKSGFAGAKLLHSFGAHLTVNDKSPREGNVEAEKLEELGIKVVCGDHPLTLLEHELDFIVKNPGIPYQNPLIAEAVKRNIPVYTEVEIAGMISDASIIAITGSNGKTTTTTLIGDMLKNSDKTPIVAGNIGTVFSEVAAESTEKDILVAELSSFQLMGTERFKPQIAVFLNLFEAHLDYHGSLDEYGRAKAKITENQDFSDYVIYNADDERVSHLMKDSKAQHIPFSVTKKFESGVYVEEGAIYFQEQKVIDLNEIVLPGKHNLSNIMAAVAASLLAGATLKQIHQVLTTFPGVKHRLQYVGDFNGRRFYNDSKATNILATNAALSAFEQPVVLLAGGLDRGNSFDDLLPSLKNVKAIVTFGQTADKLAETAKQAGIETIKRADNVEDAVPLAYSLSDAEDVILLSPACASWDQYKTFEQRGDMFINSVHKLK, encoded by the coding sequence ATGAAGGACACTACATTTTTTAAAGACAAGAAGATTTTAATCGTAGGATTAGCTAAGAGCGGTTTTGCTGGTGCAAAACTGCTTCATTCGTTCGGGGCACATTTAACGGTGAACGACAAAAGCCCTAGAGAAGGAAATGTGGAAGCGGAAAAACTTGAGGAGCTTGGGATTAAAGTAGTTTGTGGAGATCATCCGTTGACATTACTAGAACACGAGTTGGACTTCATCGTGAAAAATCCAGGAATTCCGTATCAGAACCCTTTGATCGCTGAAGCTGTTAAGCGAAACATTCCTGTTTATACAGAAGTGGAAATCGCAGGTATGATTTCAGACGCATCGATTATTGCGATTACAGGCTCAAATGGTAAGACAACTACGACTACCCTTATCGGTGATATGTTAAAAAACAGTGATAAGACACCAATTGTAGCTGGGAATATAGGCACTGTGTTCTCGGAGGTTGCTGCGGAGTCTACAGAGAAAGATATATTAGTAGCTGAACTTTCTAGCTTTCAGTTAATGGGAACAGAGCGATTTAAGCCACAGATTGCAGTTTTTCTGAACCTATTTGAAGCACATTTAGATTATCACGGTTCTCTTGATGAATACGGAAGAGCTAAAGCAAAGATCACTGAGAATCAAGATTTCTCTGATTATGTGATCTATAACGCCGATGATGAACGTGTATCCCATTTAATGAAGGATTCTAAAGCTCAACACATTCCTTTTTCTGTGACGAAAAAGTTTGAAAGCGGAGTTTATGTTGAAGAAGGTGCAATTTATTTTCAGGAGCAAAAAGTTATTGATCTGAATGAAATCGTATTACCAGGCAAACACAACCTTTCAAACATTATGGCAGCTGTAGCTGCATCGTTATTAGCAGGTGCAACTCTAAAACAAATACATCAAGTTCTAACTACGTTTCCTGGAGTTAAACACCGTTTGCAGTATGTGGGAGACTTTAACGGCCGGCGTTTTTACAACGACTCGAAAGCCACAAATATATTAGCAACGAATGCAGCGTTGTCTGCATTTGAACAACCAGTAGTCTTACTAGCTGGTGGACTTGATCGAGGGAATTCTTTCGATGATTTACTTCCGTCACTAAAAAATGTAAAAGCAATCGTTACTTTTGGTCAAACAGCAGATAAATTAGCTGAAACTGCGAAACAGGCAGGAATAGAAACGATAAAACGTGCTGATAATGTGGAAGATGCTGTCCCCCTTGCGTACAGTCTATCGGACGCAGAAGACGTTATCTTGTTATCCCCTGCATGTGCAAGCTGGGATCAATATAAGACTTTCGAACAAAGAGGGGACATGTTTATCAACTCTGTGCATAAACTTAAATAA
- the spoVE gene encoding stage V sporulation protein E: protein MIIVTLMLLSIGIIMVYSASADLGLYKFDDAFFFAKRQLLFAGVGIAAMFFIMNINYMTWRVWSKILLIICFVLLIAVLIPGIGMVRGGARSWIGVGAFSIQPSEFMKLAMITFLAKYLSEHQKKITSLKKGLVPTLGLVMIAFGMIMLQPDLGTGAVMVGTSIVMVFVAGARISHFVGMALIGLIGLAGLIISAPYRIKRITSFLDPWSDPLGSGFQIIQSLYSLGPGGLLGLGLGQSRQKFGYLPEPQTDFIFAILSEELGFIGAVFVLILFSLLLWRGIRIALGAPDLFGSFLAIGIIGMVAIQVMINIGVVTGLMPVTGITLPFLSYGGSSLTLMLASIGVILNISRYSRY from the coding sequence ATGATCATAGTTACGCTTATGTTGTTATCGATCGGCATAATAATGGTTTATAGCGCGAGTGCAGATTTAGGTCTATACAAGTTTGATGATGCGTTCTTTTTTGCCAAGCGACAATTGTTATTTGCCGGTGTTGGTATTGCAGCGATGTTTTTTATCATGAACATCAATTACATGACGTGGAGAGTCTGGTCAAAGATTCTTCTGATTATTTGTTTTGTATTATTAATCGCTGTTCTTATCCCAGGTATTGGTATGGTTCGAGGCGGTGCAAGAAGTTGGATTGGTGTAGGTGCTTTTTCTATACAGCCGTCTGAATTTATGAAACTAGCCATGATTACTTTCCTAGCTAAGTATTTATCAGAGCATCAAAAAAAGATCACTTCTCTTAAAAAAGGTTTAGTGCCTACTCTCGGATTAGTGATGATCGCTTTTGGAATGATCATGCTTCAACCAGATTTAGGAACTGGAGCTGTGATGGTAGGAACAAGTATCGTGATGGTTTTTGTTGCAGGTGCGCGTATCTCTCATTTTGTAGGAATGGCTTTAATCGGTCTTATCGGACTTGCGGGATTAATTATTTCTGCTCCTTATCGAATCAAGAGGATTACTTCTTTTCTCGATCCTTGGAGTGATCCTTTAGGAAGTGGATTTCAAATTATCCAATCTCTCTATTCACTCGGACCTGGTGGTTTACTTGGATTAGGTTTAGGGCAGAGTAGGCAAAAATTCGGTTACCTACCTGAGCCGCAAACGGATTTTATATTTGCGATCCTCTCAGAGGAGCTAGGTTTTATCGGTGCTGTTTTTGTATTAATCCTGTTTAGTCTTCTCTTATGGCGTGGAATCAGAATTGCTTTAGGAGCCCCAGATCTATTCGGTAGCTTTCTAGCGATAGGAATTATAGGGATGGTCGCAATACAGGTGATGATTAATATCGGAGTTGTAACAGGTTTGATGCCTGTAACTGGAATAACACTTCCATTTTTAAGTTATGGAGGATCTTCATTAACTCTGATGCTCGCGTCTATTGGAGTAATCCTCAATATTAGCCGGTATTCAAGGTATTAA
- the murB gene encoding UDP-N-acetylmuramate dehydrogenase encodes MYSQLAEKLKSEDLGTVLVNEPLKNHTTLKIGGPADLFYEPKDIESLKKALGYIKEANAPIRAIGRGSNLLVADGGIEGVVIKVGEGINHLEKNDNTIRVGGGYSLIPLATLMSREAYTGLEFAAGIPGSVGGAVFMNAGAHGSDMSKIVEKALILLPDGELTWLSNEELNFSYRTSVLQETGGICVEVILVLDKGDKETIMAELKKNKDYRRNTQPWNYPCCGSVFRNPLPNYAGHLIETSGLKGTQVGGAQVSEMHANFIVNTGDAKAKDVLDLISYIQKTIKEKHGVELHTEVEIIGRND; translated from the coding sequence ATGTATAGCCAATTAGCTGAGAAATTAAAAAGTGAAGATCTAGGGACTGTCCTTGTAAATGAGCCATTAAAAAATCATACCACCTTAAAAATTGGAGGACCAGCTGATCTTTTTTATGAACCGAAAGATATTGAAAGTCTGAAAAAAGCATTAGGTTATATAAAAGAAGCGAACGCACCGATACGAGCAATCGGGAGAGGGTCTAACCTCCTTGTTGCAGATGGAGGAATCGAAGGGGTTGTCATCAAGGTAGGGGAGGGGATCAACCACCTTGAAAAAAATGATAACACCATAAGAGTTGGTGGGGGATATTCGCTTATTCCACTTGCCACTTTAATGTCACGTGAGGCTTATACGGGCCTTGAATTTGCTGCAGGTATTCCAGGATCAGTTGGCGGCGCTGTTTTCATGAATGCAGGAGCACATGGATCAGATATGTCAAAGATCGTTGAAAAAGCTTTGATTTTATTACCGGATGGTGAGCTTACTTGGCTTTCTAACGAAGAACTGAATTTCTCTTATCGTACTTCTGTCCTTCAAGAGACAGGTGGAATCTGTGTGGAAGTCATCCTCGTTTTGGATAAGGGCGATAAAGAAACCATCATGGCAGAGCTTAAGAAGAATAAAGATTATCGCAGAAACACTCAGCCATGGAACTATCCATGCTGTGGAAGTGTGTTCCGTAATCCGCTGCCTAATTATGCAGGACACCTCATTGAGACATCAGGGCTTAAAGGGACTCAAGTAGGTGGTGCACAAGTTTCTGAGATGCACGCTAATTTTATTGTGAATACTGGAGATGCAAAAGCAAAAGACGTGCTGGATCTTATCAGCTATATACAAAAAACAATTAAAGAAAAGCATGGTGTCGAGCTTCATACAGAAGTTGAGATCATTGGTAGAAATGATTAA
- a CDS encoding cell division protein FtsQ/DivIB — protein MDKVKVVKIEDRIPKLKEHRKQKANRRLIYYLSFFFLLLLVVVYFQSDLSHVKKITVSGNYFVTDNEILEKSKISTKTKYLNVSEDEIMERLERISEVSSVSIQKKFFNQVVIKVSEFQRVGYFRKENVYYPMLQNGKMLDPLKKNERPVNAPVIVSWKDPEQLEMMAQELQKLPEGIIHRISEITHTPSSNSSNQLTLFMTDGNKVVTTISKFSERLTAYPSLVSELKPDEKGTFYLGISTRFERYNQVEESNEQN, from the coding sequence ATGGACAAGGTAAAGGTTGTCAAGATTGAGGACCGAATTCCGAAGCTGAAAGAACATCGAAAACAAAAAGCAAATCGTCGTCTTATTTATTACTTGTCCTTTTTCTTCCTGTTATTGTTGGTCGTCGTTTATTTTCAATCTGATCTTAGTCATGTGAAGAAAATTACCGTCTCAGGCAACTATTTTGTAACCGACAATGAGATTCTCGAAAAAAGTAAAATTTCTACAAAGACAAAGTATTTAAATGTATCTGAGGATGAAATTATGGAGCGGCTCGAGCGTATCTCAGAGGTTAGTTCCGTTTCAATCCAAAAAAAATTTTTTAACCAAGTAGTCATCAAAGTGAGTGAATTTCAACGAGTCGGGTATTTCAGAAAAGAGAATGTATACTACCCGATGCTTCAGAACGGCAAGATGTTAGATCCCTTAAAGAAAAATGAGAGACCTGTAAATGCTCCTGTAATCGTCAGCTGGAAGGACCCAGAACAATTAGAGATGATGGCACAGGAACTGCAAAAGCTGCCTGAAGGGATCATTCATCGTATATCTGAGATCACACATACGCCTTCATCCAACAGCTCGAATCAACTAACGTTGTTTATGACGGATGGAAACAAAGTGGTTACAACGATCTCAAAGTTCTCAGAAAGGCTGACAGCTTATCCGTCTTTAGTAAGCGAGTTAAAGCCTGATGAAAAGGGCACGTTCTATTTAGGAATCAGCACACGTTTTGAACGATACAACCAAGTGGAGGAAAGTAATGAGCAAAATTAA
- a CDS encoding DUF881 domain-containing protein — MSKIKGTHLFLSLILLVTGFILSFSYQRAQIEKQNVVQNNEWKKEDSLRSQILNLQKANRELAGDLQSLQQNVEKKENKLADQEEISSKLVEDLKELRMVVGNVKVKGEGVEVTLQDSSYIPEGENPNDYIVHEEHIRSVIDELHVSGAEAIAINGQRISHDTYIACIGPVVSVDGNQYPAPFVITAIGNSTTLEKSLNLYIVDKIVNDGVEVRVEQESAIEMEPFITEEG; from the coding sequence ATGAGCAAAATTAAAGGGACGCATCTTTTCCTATCTTTAATCCTTCTCGTTACTGGGTTCATATTATCTTTCTCCTATCAGAGAGCACAGATCGAAAAGCAAAATGTTGTGCAGAACAATGAATGGAAAAAAGAAGATTCATTGCGAAGCCAAATATTAAATCTTCAAAAAGCGAATAGAGAATTAGCAGGCGATCTTCAAAGTCTGCAGCAAAATGTTGAGAAGAAAGAAAATAAGCTGGCAGATCAAGAGGAGATATCTTCTAAACTAGTAGAAGATTTAAAAGAGCTCAGAATGGTAGTAGGAAACGTAAAAGTGAAAGGGGAGGGGGTAGAAGTTACTCTTCAAGACTCCTCCTATATACCGGAAGGGGAGAACCCTAACGATTATATCGTCCATGAAGAACATATAAGAAGTGTCATTGACGAACTTCACGTATCAGGCGCAGAAGCAATTGCGATAAACGGTCAAAGGATCTCTCATGATACGTATATCGCTTGTATCGGTCCTGTCGTTTCTGTGGATGGTAATCAATATCCTGCACCCTTTGTTATTACAGCAATCGGGAATTCCACAACCCTAGAGAAATCTTTGAATCTCTATATCGTCGATAAAATTGTCAATGACGGTGTAGAAGTAAGAGTGGAGCAAGAAAGCGCGATCGAGATGGAGCCATTTATTACAGAAGAGGGATGA
- a CDS encoding DUF881 domain-containing protein — MKERQFMFATIALILGGMLAIQFETTNNPVVRDTRDLWELRADLEKEKQRQQELNEEFERYSELLNQYKGDGKDEKIQAMEKALRDLKKQAGLTTISGQGIVITIEPFNEELIGVDQPVPKIDPDMLRRLVNELNRYDANEISIDGQRVVSKTPIREVNGNIYINNEPVSSFPIEIRVLAKDNEKLHQKIIASPAVEEFIRENFLVESEQTAKVILPAFDKDMKVKFMKPAKEET; from the coding sequence TTGAAAGAAAGACAATTCATGTTTGCAACAATTGCCCTCATACTTGGCGGAATGCTGGCGATCCAATTTGAGACCACAAACAATCCTGTTGTTCGGGACACTAGAGATTTATGGGAATTAAGAGCTGATTTGGAAAAAGAAAAACAGCGTCAGCAGGAGCTTAATGAGGAATTTGAACGTTATAGTGAACTCCTAAACCAATATAAAGGTGACGGAAAAGACGAAAAAATCCAAGCAATGGAAAAAGCGCTAAGGGATTTAAAAAAACAGGCAGGATTAACAACGATTAGCGGACAAGGAATCGTAATAACGATCGAACCTTTTAATGAAGAGCTAATTGGAGTAGATCAACCTGTTCCAAAAATAGATCCTGATATGCTTAGAAGACTTGTAAATGAATTAAATCGATACGATGCAAATGAGATCAGTATAGATGGACAACGTGTTGTATCTAAAACCCCGATCCGGGAAGTGAATGGAAACATCTACATAAACAATGAGCCTGTTTCTTCATTTCCGATTGAAATCAGAGTTTTGGCAAAAGACAATGAAAAACTTCATCAGAAGATCATTGCTTCACCAGCTGTTGAGGAGTTTATCCGAGAAAATTTTCTCGTCGAATCTGAACAAACAGCTAAAGTTATTTTGCCAGCTTTCGATAAAGATATGAAGGTGAAGTTTATGAAACCGGCAAAGGAGGAAACGTAA
- a CDS encoding small basic family protein, giving the protein MWLPVLGLLLGLLLGFMSDIRVPPEYANYLSIAVLAALDTLFGGIRAHLQGSFEDKVFITGFFFNILLAAGLAYLGVHLGVDLYLAAIFAFGVRLFNNIAVIRRLIISKWSDSRKKA; this is encoded by the coding sequence ATGTGGTTGCCGGTACTTGGACTGTTATTAGGTCTACTATTAGGTTTCATGTCTGATATCCGGGTCCCTCCAGAATATGCAAATTATTTATCAATCGCTGTCTTAGCTGCACTTGATACTTTATTCGGTGGTATACGTGCACATCTTCAAGGCAGTTTTGAAGATAAAGTGTTCATTACAGGTTTTTTCTTTAACATTTTATTGGCTGCAGGGCTCGCGTACTTAGGGGTACATCTTGGTGTTGACCTGTATCTAGCTGCAATTTTTGCATTTGGTGTTAGGTTGTTTAATAATATCGCTGTTATTAGACGCTTAATTATTTCCAAATGGTCAGATTCGCGCAAAAAGGCCTAA
- the ftsA gene encoding cell division protein FtsA: MNSNEIYVSLDIGTSNIKVIIGEMTSESFNVIGVGHAKSAGIRKGSIVDIDETVRSIRKAVEQAERMLGIPINAVIVGVKGNHIQLQPCHGVVAVSREDREIGDEDIARVIEAAQVMSVPPEREIIDVIPRQFIVDGTDEIIDPRGMLGVRLEMEGTVITGSKTILHNLLRCVERAGLTVADICLEPLATSSIALSRDEMELGVALIDIGGGSTTLSVFDQGTMQLTSVLPIGGDFITKDISIGLRTSAEDAEKIKLKHGHSFVDYASKDETFTVSQIGSSQEQEISQYELSLIIEARMAEIFEMIDDELHQRGYSELPGGFVITGGVAAIPGVLELAQDIFQQNVRVSLPDYIGVREPKFTAGVGLIQFTHKNIKVQGKEVATALADNAGEPLPKKKQQSSQKSGQEKQSGGMKSKVKDWFGLFFE; encoded by the coding sequence ATGAACAGCAATGAAATTTATGTAAGTTTAGACATCGGTACATCCAATATTAAAGTGATCATTGGAGAAATGACTAGTGAGTCCTTTAATGTTATTGGTGTTGGCCATGCAAAATCAGCTGGAATCAGAAAAGGTTCCATTGTAGATATTGACGAAACTGTTCGTTCCATAAGAAAAGCCGTAGAGCAAGCAGAGAGAATGTTAGGTATTCCTATTAATGCAGTGATCGTAGGTGTAAAAGGAAACCATATTCAACTTCAGCCATGTCACGGTGTAGTTGCGGTATCAAGAGAAGACCGAGAAATCGGTGATGAAGACATTGCTAGAGTCATAGAGGCAGCTCAGGTTATGTCAGTGCCTCCAGAACGCGAAATTATAGATGTGATTCCTCGACAATTTATTGTTGACGGTACAGATGAGATTATTGATCCCCGAGGCATGTTAGGTGTTCGCCTTGAGATGGAAGGAACAGTGATAACTGGTTCCAAAACAATCTTACATAATTTATTACGATGCGTAGAACGAGCTGGACTTACAGTGGCAGACATTTGTTTAGAGCCATTGGCAACATCATCGATTGCACTTTCACGAGATGAGATGGAGCTTGGTGTAGCACTAATCGATATTGGTGGGGGTTCTACTACACTATCTGTTTTTGATCAAGGAACCATGCAGTTAACTTCAGTTCTTCCGATTGGTGGAGACTTTATCACAAAAGATATATCCATCGGATTAAGAACTTCTGCTGAAGATGCAGAAAAGATTAAGCTGAAGCATGGTCATTCTTTCGTGGATTATGCGTCAAAAGATGAGACATTTACAGTATCGCAAATTGGATCTTCACAAGAACAAGAAATCTCGCAATACGAACTCTCGTTAATTATTGAAGCTCGTATGGCTGAAATATTTGAGATGATTGATGATGAATTGCATCAGCGCGGATACTCCGAACTGCCAGGCGGTTTTGTGATTACAGGTGGAGTTGCTGCAATTCCAGGAGTCCTTGAACTCGCTCAAGATATTTTCCAGCAGAACGTACGCGTTTCATTGCCGGATTATATCGGGGTTAGAGAACCGAAGTTTACAGCAGGTGTTGGATTAATCCAATTCACTCACAAAAATATTAAAGTTCAAGGAAAAGAAGTTGCTACTGCGTTAGCTGATAACGCTGGAGAACCTTTACCTAAAAAGAAGCAACAATCCAGCCAAAAATCGGGACAAGAAAAACAATCCGGTGGCATGAAATCAAAAGTCAAAGACTGGTTTGGTTTATTTTTTGAATAA
- the ftsZ gene encoding cell division protein FtsZ, with amino-acid sequence MLEFDMNMDQLATIKVIGVGGGGSNAVNRMIEHGVQGVEFICVNTDAQALNLSKAPVKMQIGTKLTRGLGAGANPDIGKKAAEESREQIEEALSGADMVFVTAGMGGGTGTGAAPVVAEIAKDLGALTVGVVTRPFTFEGRKRSTQAVGGISVLKEKVDTLIVIPNDRLLEIVDKNTPMLEAFREADNVLRQGVQGISDLIAVPGLINLDFADVKTIMTERGSALMGIGVGTGENRAAEAAKKAISSPLLETSIDGAKGVLMNITGGANLSLYEVNEAADIVSSASDPEVNMIFGSVINEELKDEILVTVIATGFDETEKMVNNQQRAERPRMQQAPTSNQSHSSQSQSQPQSQSQGQTREENQESRNTSYTNADSDTLDIPTFLRNRSRNRRR; translated from the coding sequence ATGTTAGAGTTTGATATGAATATGGATCAATTGGCGACAATTAAAGTTATTGGTGTTGGTGGCGGCGGAAGCAACGCTGTAAACCGTATGATCGAACACGGTGTACAAGGTGTAGAATTCATCTGTGTAAATACAGATGCACAAGCCTTGAATCTTTCTAAAGCACCTGTGAAAATGCAGATCGGAACGAAATTAACAAGAGGACTTGGGGCAGGTGCAAATCCTGATATCGGTAAAAAAGCAGCTGAAGAAAGCCGCGAGCAGATCGAAGAAGCACTTAGCGGTGCTGATATGGTATTCGTAACAGCTGGAATGGGTGGCGGTACAGGTACTGGTGCAGCTCCTGTAGTCGCAGAGATCGCTAAAGATCTTGGCGCTCTTACAGTTGGTGTTGTTACAAGACCGTTCACTTTTGAAGGACGTAAACGTTCTACACAAGCTGTTGGTGGAATTTCTGTATTAAAAGAAAAAGTTGACACATTGATTGTTATCCCGAATGATCGATTGCTAGAGATCGTAGATAAAAATACTCCGATGCTCGAGGCTTTCCGTGAAGCGGATAATGTTCTTCGCCAAGGTGTACAAGGTATTTCAGATTTGATCGCTGTACCAGGATTGATCAACCTTGACTTTGCCGATGTAAAAACAATCATGACTGAACGTGGATCTGCACTGATGGGTATTGGTGTAGGTACTGGTGAGAACCGTGCCGCAGAAGCTGCGAAAAAAGCCATTTCATCTCCACTTCTTGAAACATCTATTGATGGAGCAAAAGGTGTATTGATGAACATTACTGGTGGAGCTAACTTGAGTCTTTATGAGGTGAACGAAGCGGCAGATATCGTTTCATCTGCTTCAGATCCTGAAGTAAACATGATCTTTGGTTCCGTAATTAACGAAGAATTAAAAGATGAGATCCTAGTTACGGTTATCGCAACTGGATTTGATGAAACTGAAAAGATGGTTAACAACCAACAGAGAGCTGAGCGTCCTAGAATGCAGCAAGCTCCTACTTCTAATCAGTCTCATTCTTCTCAAAGTCAATCTCAACCACAAAGCCAGTCCCAAGGGCAAACACGTGAAGAGAATCAAGAATCTAGAAATACTTCTTACACGAATGCTGATTCAGATACGCTTGATATTCCAACTTTCTTGCGTAACCGCAGCCGTAACAGAAGAAGATAA
- the spoIIGA gene encoding sigma-E processing peptidase SpoIIGA, whose product MTLYLDVIWFLNFCIDYVLISLTAYVLKRNASKKRILLASLLASSYVFLVIFPELMLFSQPVMKFILSIFIMIVAFGFKRFKFVMKNIAMFYFVSFVTGGGIFGLHYFMQSDAVIMNGVITTKSSGMGDPISWLFVVAGVPLLWYFSKKRVDDISVEKMDSNSLVKVNIQIDQISLSANGLIDTGNKLYDPISKMPVMILDMNKHGHSFPEIIQTAAKDVLAMNTDDNEHPWLNRLRIVPYRAVGHQQFLACIKPDSVEIEKDGVSVASPQCLIGLSWTVLSSEGQFDAIVHPKMYLQHVQAS is encoded by the coding sequence ATGACCCTTTATTTGGATGTCATTTGGTTTCTTAATTTCTGCATTGATTATGTTTTAATCTCTCTGACAGCGTATGTGCTCAAGCGCAATGCATCGAAAAAGAGAATCCTACTTGCTTCTTTATTAGCATCAAGTTACGTGTTTTTAGTGATCTTCCCAGAGCTTATGTTATTTTCACAACCGGTTATGAAGTTTATTCTTTCTATTTTTATCATGATTGTGGCGTTTGGATTTAAGCGTTTCAAATTTGTCATGAAGAATATCGCCATGTTTTATTTTGTTTCTTTTGTGACAGGTGGAGGTATTTTTGGTCTTCATTATTTTATGCAAAGTGATGCTGTGATTATGAATGGAGTTATAACGACAAAAAGTTCAGGTATGGGTGACCCAATCAGCTGGCTATTTGTTGTAGCAGGTGTGCCTCTTCTTTGGTACTTTTCAAAGAAAAGGGTAGATGACATTTCTGTGGAAAAAATGGATTCCAACAGTCTTGTCAAAGTTAACATCCAAATTGATCAAATATCTTTATCTGCAAATGGACTTATTGATACCGGTAATAAATTATATGATCCAATTTCTAAAATGCCTGTCATGATCCTTGATATGAACAAACACGGTCATTCTTTTCCAGAAATCATTCAAACCGCTGCCAAAGATGTTCTTGCAATGAATACAGATGACAATGAACACCCTTGGCTGAATAGGCTGCGCATCGTACCGTACCGTGCAGTTGGGCATCAGCAATTTTTAGCTTGTATAAAACCCGATAGCGTTGAAATTGAAAAAGATGGAGTATCTGTAGCATCTCCACAGTGTCTTATAGGTTTGAGCTGGACTGTATTATCTAGCGAAGGTCAGTTCGATGCAATCGTTCATCCTAAAATGTACCTGCAACATGTACAAGCGTCTTAA